The genomic region TGATCGATGAAGACTTgattaaatggtgttggtgcagttatttctgatggttataatgtgcttgttggtgtttcctaaccgtgtcctatttgttttatttgtccacattgatcattatgtgtgttattgaagatcttatgggtctggtgatggtattcatgttatgcaatatttttgatgatgtagcatgttgcagatgatcttggcgagatttttggtggtgttgcatgttcagtggatttgatttgggtccattctgTGTCTTCATGACATTGTATTTTTCTGGTGGTTGttctatgtatcgtgtgatgtaattttgtaattaggtattaAGGGTTGAGCCAAACTTGTAGTCaatgttgatgatttgtataaataggtgtcatattcatgtaattgggaTATAGGTGTTGTGTtttcattatcaaagagtggtgtatgtgcaaacaagcaaaTTTATCTTTCGGTGTGAGGTGTAGAGCAGAatttgttgcagggcagacaattgtgcttaaacAGAACTGtcatcatgcatttggagatgctattctttcagttcatctaaaccgcattgttgtctgaatattcttgtaaggtagtgaaccttccctaagggttgtagccttccaagttatcatattttgagcaatgaactctaggtagtgtgcttgaatacatgtgcatttcccattgtaatatttacatatactactgcagagtatcatcttattgtgggtaggttcccaccgtggtttttcacttaatcggattttccacatcaaaaatattgttgttatgtgtgtttttttattatgtttatctttgttcttgctatTGTTGATCAAATTTGATGGCatgtttaaattgtttaatctagtgagaactaattcaccccccctcttaattttccttcatttttgttgccaacaattggtatcaaagctagatcctctagaagaagcttgactacttaaggagatctaggatggcaacctATGATTTCAAGAAAGAGAGTCCACGATTATATGCAAGCaattacactgtatggaaggatcaaatggagtgtcatttgaagtgtcttggagaagattattggaagattataaAGAATTCCTATATTGTTCCTCAGAATGGGTTGGTTActacaaatgagatcaaggatgttgaacataacataagagctaaggaagcattgatgAGTGCCCTAGCTGATTCAAAGATGAATAATGTGATGGGATTGTTGACCTTCCCAATTAAAACAATAAATCAGCTTAAAACCTTAACTCGAGGATTTGACATACATCCTGAATAGTTATCATTCCTATGGATGAGGTTCCATTAACTTTTTAACCcaggatgtattacttgaaatgggccagcacaaTTTGTGCACTAAGTTCTAGTAAAAGCCATTCTATTCTACTGCAACAAATGAAATTACTGAAATAAACATACAAAAATGTAATGACTAGAGTGCTATAGGAAATCTTAATGCTAAAAGGTAATTTAGGCAACTAACTATCATCAATGTTCAAAGCTAACAAATAGGAACTACTTTGTTTgtcttggctacaggaacaatcacaggttctggttccagtggctgcaggattAGTCAACTGCTAGAACAAAAAATATAGCAAAAGAAAATTAACGTAACAAATGTACAAGATttatcaccaagtgggcccccttggatgagcataTCCAGAACTCAAATAACCTTATATGTTCAAAACACCATCACTTTATTCATCATCTCAAAAGTTGTTACATTCTATGGAAATAGAGAGAAATTTTGTCTAACTTTCCAAAACTATGTCTACCCCTGCGAGGAGGTCGAAAACTTTATTTATATGAAAGTTACAACAAACTACTAACTACCTAGACCACTCCCAAAAGAAtaggcaaaaaaaaattattacaacaAAGAAAGAGGGAAGAGTAAACCACAAAGATCATGGGACGTTTATCATTATACGGCCAAGAATATAGCACAACAATTCCTGCTAGATTGCCGCTCACTAAGGATAGTCATAAATAATTTCTTGAATTGCTCCACTATTCTTCAGCCACTCATTTACCAACTTTCCTCATTGTCTTCAATGCTTCCAACCGCCTTGACTTAACCTTTAACAACTTGAATGGCACGATCCTCCTTTCTAGCATGGTTTGACCTCATCTGTTGCTACTTAATAATTCTTGCATCATGAGTTAGTgcacacaaacacatacatatcCATTTTCTATCAACCATAACATCCATTCATCCACATATAAATTTATCATAATAATTCACATAGTTGCAAGAATATATTAGCCAAAACAATACAAAATTCAGTTAATGTCCAACACGCACAAGATCAAAACCTCTAGGAAGATTATCTGATAGACACACCCTATACCCTCGGCATTGTCCAATTATACAATTTAAACCATGGAAAACATAACAAATATGAACacaaaaagagctattatttcagctcatcatTTTGCCCCCCAACCTAGCTTCTTGTTGGCCCTCCAGCAATAGGAAAATTCCTCACACAAACACTAATTTTGAAATCACCAATGGTACCCTATCTAGTGCCTCCTATAGCTAGGCTCCAATAGAACCCTTTCATTTCTCCAATCTAGTCCACCTGGCTTCTTCTGTTGATTCATCATAGGGCTTATCATTAGCCCTGCATCCTATAAGTGGCCACATGAGAATGAGCGGCTGAAAGATTAAAGGTAACCAATTGTTCTTGTTTTTTCTACCCAAATGgatatatttgggggctctttgtATTGTTGCATAATAATGGGGCAAAGAATGGGGCTCAACTTATTTAAGTTATTCAGGTAGGCTATTCCATCGTTGGACAAAATATCTAATTACAATATGGCCTTCGTTCTCAACCATCCTTTCATACTCTTGGAATGCCTCCTCCCTTAGTGGTATATTTTTCTTTTATCCTCAGAATGGTACAACAATCTTTGCCAATCATAGTACAACAGTCTTGGATTTTTGGCCTCAGCTTTAAGCTGTAGTGGAAGATTAATCTCCATGTCTCAGTGTGTCCTAGACTGTTCCCCGATgctgatttcattttgtatccaagacattaaTGCCCTTAAATGAATATCCCCAATGTATAACAGGGGGTTCCATTCGGTATCAAAAGGAACAGCATAATTGTGCAAATACAATTCACAAAGAAAATTTCTAATGGCTGCGAGAGaactttgataagcatgataaaactCTTGTGGGGTCTCCAAAGAGGGACTTAAGTCTCTAACAATGCATATTAGCTCGAAACACAAATGTTGTTCTTTTAAATACAAAACATAAATCTTTGGTGGAGCtctacattgcatcaattcaggAATCATTTCTACCACAGTATCTACTTTGGTCTGCAATTCAACAATTTGTCTATCTTTCTCCTCaatttcctttttttatttgtcAATTATAACCTGCATTCTAGATTTCTCTATTCCCCATTCCTTATAAAATGAAAGAGCAGCAAACAGACTGGTAATAGAAGAGGGAGGCCTGTAAGAAGTTACCTAGGATTTCAGACCCTTGTCTCTTGTTTCTTGTTAATTGCTTTACAATACTAGCTAGGTTTCTTAATCTTTCAGAACCCTGATCCTTCTGCGGCTGATTTTTTGGTGGATTGCGATGCTCTTGCTCAGGCGACTCAATGGAAGTGGTTGCCTCTATACTTTTTCCTGTCACCAGCCTCTTTTTGATCCTATGAATCCTCCTTAGTGATGGTTATTTTGTGGATGTAGGAAAGTCAGCTACAGGAGATTCATCTTTCTCTGCTTTCCTTTTCTTGGTTGCAGGAGTGACTTGTGCAACATTTCATTGCTCGTCAATTCTTTCCGCTGCAATTTTCTTTACTTTTCCCTTCTTCTAACGGCTCTAGTTTGAATTGAACTTGATGAAGGCTCGACACTTGGTTCATTTGAGGTTTCACCTATGCCTAGTGGAATGTCTCTGATAGTAGGAGGGTCTACAGGTGTGGAAGCCCTAGATGATGACGCTCCTTCGATGACCCCTTCTTGAGCTGGAATTTCTTTTGTAACAGGGGTATCATTTTCCCTGAACCTTCTAATGTCTTCAAATTCCCCCTAGGTCATTTGCTAAACATCCCTTAAAGACCTTTCTACCAATAATTTAATTAAACCATGATTACTTATAGACCATGAGCTACCTCTCTATGTTTCTTCAGAACTAATAGAGAGAAGGTTATACAAAATCTTTGGCACATTCATTCTTCACCCATGTCGTAAATGACTTAATAACTTGAAGTGAATGGAGAAAAATTGGAATATCTTCCCTCGCATGttagatacttcatcaaatgatgtGTTGCTAGATGTCATGTCTCTGGAAGAGATGTCCTATTCACCACTTGCTTATTCACAATAAGAGGTCCATCCTCTGGAGGAGTGAACTTTGCACATGTATTTTGGGCATCCTTAGTTTCCGGAAACAACTTCCCATCCCCAGGAAACCCTTTAACCTCTACTATTCTCTCCTCTGTGGCCATAACTCATAACCCCTTAACTGTAGCTTCACcattgttggatgtttgtgtgaACTCTTgcgcaatttcttcattaaaatttGTTAGCTTCAATAAATAATCCAACCACCCATAATTCTAGAAGTAAGGTTCACACAATTGATCTTGTATCAAAGCATAATGAGCAACGGGTTCATGGCGGATAGGCACACCTCCCATGGTCACTTGAACAAAGAAGTTCCTGACAAAatgctaaaagaaaaaaaaaaaaacagagaatGTTGGAGCATTGTGAACTTCCCTCTCAATTCACATTGTCGTATCCTACGGCCTTCTTCCTGTTCATTACAAATATTTATTGTAGGTTATCCCATAGTACCATTCAATAAGAATGGTGGCAGGAGAAGCATAGTCGGAAAATATTTTCAAGTGTAAATTTTTGTGAATTGTCACACTAGTCCTAAACTCActttgaaattatttcaaaatttgaaaagaaaattcacAACACTAACTTAAGTGGCATGGACAAGGCACACAATCAGGGTTTTGTAAACTATGAATTCACATTAATAACACACCCCCCAACCTAAGGTGACacatgtgtccacacatgtggAAAAGAACCATTCTTGTCAGAATTAACTAGGTGAATCACATACGATAACATCATGATGAATAAATAAATGCATGTTTAAGAATAATGGATATATGTGTATCTAAAACCATGCAAATTAATGCAACAACCGAAGGGTCGCTTAATCATGAAGTGAAGTGGGGTGAGGTGAAGTGGAGTGAAATGAGGTGAAAAAGATATGAGATGAAATGAATATGGATAATTTATTGATGGAGAAAGGTATTCCCATGAGAGGTGGAAATATTTATTATGGTTCCATGCAAAGAGTGGTTCAAATGTTTGGGATGGAAAGTCCCCTTGCATGAGCTGCAAGAATTGTGGCATGTGGCTGAATGTCAAACTGTTGTATAAATTCCTCTCTTGTGGTAGGTTTGTGATATAGGCATAATCTGTGACCGTTGACCAAAAGCTTAAATTGAATAGGATCTATAGTTGCTAACTGTACTACTCCACTCTGAAATACTTCAACAATTTCATATGGACCTAGCCAACGAGTCTGTAGCTTCCCCATTGAATCCTTATACCTAGAATCATATAGAAGTGCCCAATCcccaagtttgaattttttttctttaacgTACCTGTCATGCCACTTAGTACGTGGATTTTGAAAAACTTCTGTGTGCTGgagggtcatcttccttacctcaTCCAAGGCATTCAGTTGCATGATTCGAGCTCTTTGGGCCTCAAATAAATTCATATTTAGTTGCAGAGTTATCCTAACAGTTATATGTtaaaactcaatgggcatcatggcTAGCttcccatacaccatttcaaaaggagtAAAACCAgtagttgttttccatgtagttctatatgcccaaatagCTTTTGTCAACCTATTTGACCAATCCTTCCTATGTAGAGCTACTGTCTTTGTTAGAATAGCCTCTAGCTCCCTGTTGGTGACCTCTACTTGACCATTCActtgaggatggtatggagtagacttcCTATGCCTGATATTATACTTATTGACCAAATCTGTGACTAATGTGAAGGTAAATTGAGCCCCTTGATCTGTAACAATTTCCCTAggcactccatatcttgtaaagatTTCTTCATAGAGGAATTCAGCTACGTTGTTATCTCTAGCATGCCTCATTACTtttgcttctacccattttgtgacATAATCAATGCACACTAGGATGTAGGATCTTTCATTGGAAGGAGGGTCAATAGGTCCTACAATGTCTATGTtgccattgtgttgtcattgatgtcaaaccagtatAGAAGGATACAACCGGTATGATAGCTTGTTGGTACTAGTATAGAACGATAAATAGTataggagaagagttgatgtgtGGTAATTGGTGACCATCATCATGCAGAAGAGTGTAAATCGGTATGTACCGGTATGCTAGAGGTGCAGTAAAGTGACCAGTGAGAAAAAG from Cryptomeria japonica chromosome 3, Sugi_1.0, whole genome shotgun sequence harbors:
- the LOC131053324 gene encoding uncharacterized protein LOC131053324 gives rise to the protein MNLFEAQRARIMQLNALDEVRKMTLQHTEVFQNPRTKWHDRYVKEKKFKLGDWALLYDSRYKDSMGKLQTRWLGPYEIVEVFQSGVVQLATIDPIQFKLLVNGHRLCLYHKPTTREEFIQQFDIQPHATILAAHARGLSIPNI